A region of Chitinophaga horti DNA encodes the following proteins:
- a CDS encoding DNA-3-methyladenine glycosylase I produces MGTVTKTRCAWCNKDELYQAYHDEEWGTPSHDDVHLFEMLNLEGAQAGLSWYTVLTKRENYRKAFDKWDAKKIVKYDDKKIATLLENPGIIRNKLKVNAVVTNAKAYLKVQEEFGSFDKYIWSFVGGKPILNKFTGLGQVPAKTAISDAMSKDLLKRGFKFVGSTICYAFMQATGMVNDHVQGCWKFKK; encoded by the coding sequence ATGGGAACTGTAACCAAAACCAGGTGCGCCTGGTGCAACAAAGACGAGTTATACCAGGCCTATCACGATGAGGAATGGGGCACGCCCAGTCACGATGATGTGCATCTGTTCGAAATGCTGAACCTGGAAGGCGCACAGGCGGGTTTAAGTTGGTACACCGTGCTCACCAAACGCGAAAATTATCGTAAAGCATTCGATAAATGGGATGCAAAAAAGATCGTTAAGTACGATGATAAAAAGATAGCCACGCTGCTGGAGAACCCGGGCATCATCCGTAATAAACTAAAGGTAAATGCGGTCGTGACTAACGCTAAAGCATATCTGAAAGTGCAGGAAGAGTTTGGCAGCTTCGACAAATACATCTGGTCTTTCGTGGGCGGCAAACCTATCTTAAATAAGTTTACTGGTTTAGGCCAGGTGCCAGCGAAAACAGCTATTTCCGACGCCATGAGTAAAGACTTGTTGAAGCGCGGTTTCAAGTTTGTAGGATCAACGATCTGTTATGCTTTTATGCAGGCTACAGGTATGGTGAACGACCATGTGCAAGGCTGCTGGAAGTTTAAGAAATAA
- a CDS encoding septal ring lytic transglycosylase RlpA family protein, which yields MKKWTITVLITLFGLTQTIQAQQSKPVKTEGIASFYAQKFNGRKTFSGAVFNNSEMTAAHNTLPMGTYIRVTNLRNHKWVIVKVTDRLHAANSRVVDLTQAAAKKLDFYQRGLTRVKVDVVTNSFINSLMQSFLG from the coding sequence ATGAAGAAATGGACCATTACCGTACTGATCACCCTGTTTGGTTTAACCCAAACCATTCAGGCCCAGCAAAGCAAACCCGTGAAAACGGAAGGTATTGCCAGCTTTTATGCGCAAAAGTTTAACGGCCGTAAAACCTTCAGTGGAGCAGTGTTTAATAATAGTGAAATGACTGCCGCCCACAACACCCTGCCGATGGGCACGTACATCAGGGTAACAAACCTCCGCAACCACAAATGGGTAATTGTAAAAGTGACCGACCGCCTGCACGCCGCTAACTCGCGCGTTGTTGACCTTACCCAGGCTGCCGCTAAAAAGCTGGACTTCTACCAGCGTGGTCTCACACGTGTAAAAGTGGATGTGGTAACAAACTCGTTTATCAACAGCTTGATGCAATCCTTCCTGGGTTAA
- a CDS encoding cytochrome-c peroxidase has protein sequence MIKRSIYIVILFFLVWACRDTDRGAPAPEPYVLKLPDYFPAVTYDMSQNPLTKQGIALGRRLFYDPRLSKDSTVSCGFCHQQFAAFSHYDHPLSHGVFNNTGTRTVPTLFNLIFQPDFMWDGGVNNLEIQPLTPLTDPNEMGEDLQTVINKIQSNAVYRSMYKAAFGSEEVTTQRTFRALAQFMATLNSFESKYDSILRKEPGVTFTAEEAGGYATFQAKCASCHKEPLLTDGSARSNGLPYNVSLHDVGRMKITNNTADYLKFKVPSLRNILRSQPYMHDGRFYDIFQVFEHYDHGVDAQSNPDPLLKSGIPLNAREQRELYFFFQTLTDMRFINNPATSEVLIQD, from the coding sequence ATGATCAAAAGAAGTATCTATATCGTTATCCTGTTTTTTCTCGTGTGGGCCTGTCGCGATACAGACCGCGGCGCTCCTGCGCCCGAACCCTACGTGCTGAAGCTGCCGGATTACTTCCCGGCGGTAACGTACGATATGTCGCAAAATCCGCTTACCAAACAAGGTATTGCGCTCGGCCGCCGTTTGTTTTATGATCCGCGCCTCTCAAAAGATAGCACGGTTTCCTGTGGTTTTTGCCACCAGCAGTTCGCGGCGTTTTCGCACTACGATCATCCGCTGAGTCATGGCGTGTTTAATAATACCGGTACGCGCACTGTGCCTACGCTGTTCAACCTTATCTTCCAGCCCGATTTTATGTGGGACGGTGGTGTGAATAATTTAGAGATCCAGCCACTTACACCGCTCACTGACCCTAACGAAATGGGGGAGGACCTGCAAACAGTGATCAACAAAATTCAGTCTAACGCGGTGTACCGCAGCATGTACAAGGCCGCCTTCGGCAGCGAAGAGGTTACCACCCAACGTACTTTCCGCGCCCTGGCGCAGTTCATGGCCACACTTAATTCATTCGAAAGTAAATACGATAGTATCCTCCGGAAAGAACCAGGCGTAACCTTCACGGCAGAAGAGGCGGGAGGATACGCAACCTTCCAGGCGAAGTGTGCCAGTTGCCATAAAGAGCCTTTGCTCACAGACGGCAGCGCCCGCAGCAACGGCCTGCCCTACAATGTATCCCTGCACGACGTTGGACGAATGAAAATCACAAACAACACCGCTGATTATCTCAAATTCAAAGTACCCTCTCTCCGCAATATCCTGCGAAGTCAGCCGTATATGCACGACGGCCGTTTTTACGATATTTTCCAGGTGTTCGAGCATTATGACCATGGCGTAGACGCACAGTCCAACCCAGATCCGTTACTGAAGAGCGGCATCCCCCTGAACGCCAGGGAACAGCGCGAACTCTATTTCTTTTTCCAAACGCTGACGGATATGCGTTTCATTAATAATCCGGCTACCAGCGAAGTCTTAATTCAGGATTGA
- a CDS encoding MbnP family protein yields MTQPLHQRSLFLLVLLALGVAAGCQKDDEPAGSTLTIHIDHKVNQEALVLANKSYVNALGEPFTVTTFKYYMSNLAFTKVDGSVVKFPGKYYLVNEAVPESKILKVERVPEGDYKSFSFLLGVDSIRNVSGAQTGALDVLNGMFWSWNSGYIMAKFEGTSTASPAPDGALVYHVGGFKGTYNALQTVSLATGTFNVPASSQLRLSANVAAWFNTPHAISFKTIGAVHVPGVDAYRFSQNYSQMFTSVSVSE; encoded by the coding sequence ATGACACAGCCTCTACACCAACGCTCCCTGTTCCTGCTCGTGCTGCTGGCACTGGGTGTGGCTGCAGGCTGCCAGAAGGATGACGAACCAGCCGGTAGTACCCTCACCATTCACATCGACCATAAAGTAAACCAGGAGGCACTGGTGCTGGCAAACAAAAGTTACGTCAACGCCCTCGGCGAGCCATTTACGGTAACTACTTTCAAATATTATATGAGTAACCTGGCCTTCACGAAAGTGGATGGCTCGGTTGTGAAATTCCCTGGCAAATACTACCTGGTAAATGAAGCGGTGCCCGAATCTAAAATACTGAAGGTTGAACGTGTGCCGGAGGGCGATTACAAGAGTTTTTCTTTCCTTTTGGGGGTAGATAGCATCCGTAACGTAAGCGGTGCGCAAACCGGCGCGCTCGACGTATTAAATGGTATGTTCTGGAGCTGGAACAGCGGTTATATCATGGCCAAGTTCGAAGGCACGTCTACAGCGTCGCCTGCACCAGACGGTGCGCTGGTGTATCATGTAGGTGGTTTTAAGGGGACATACAATGCGCTGCAAACCGTATCGCTCGCCACAGGCACTTTTAACGTACCCGCCAGCAGCCAGCTGCGACTATCTGCGAACGTGGCCGCCTGGTTCAATACGCCGCATGCCATCAGTTTTAAAACAATAGGCGCCGTACACGTTCCCGGGGTAGATGCGTACCGTTTTTCGCAGAACTACAGCCAGATGTTTACCAGTGTTTCCGTATCTGAATGA
- the fucP gene encoding L-fucose:H+ symporter permease — MAGTAVSNSTYTTSGGNNNGKYLFPFILVASLFFLWALIHNLSPVLIPHLKKACQLTDTQSSFIDSSIFFAYFVMAMPAGYVMKRFGYKSGIVFGLMLYALGAFLFIPAANSGQYAFFLVALFVIASGLTFLETAANPYVTVLGKPETATFRLNLAQSFNGVGAVIGPIIGAQFILSGKEHTKEELARMQPTELQQYLSSEAATVKMPYLIIGCVVLLVAVLFIITKMPEVKEKEDTSIDAIGNNGSLYRHKHLIAAVIAQFFYIGAQVGVNAFFIRFAKFSANINEQDAAWMLGSVAGVAFMIGRFVGTGLMKLVKPVQLLAIYATINILLVAVAMMTSGDVAVWTILAVPFFMSIMFPTIFALGIEGLGADAKSGSSLIIMSIVGGAICPPLMGLISDASNIQMAYIIPLLCFGVVLWFALKGYKLDRAL, encoded by the coding sequence ATGGCCGGAACCGCAGTAAGCAATTCCACATATACCACCTCTGGCGGCAATAACAATGGCAAATACTTGTTTCCTTTTATCCTGGTGGCGAGCCTGTTTTTTCTCTGGGCGCTTATCCATAATTTAAGCCCCGTACTAATACCTCACCTGAAGAAGGCGTGTCAGCTTACCGATACACAATCTTCATTCATCGACTCGTCGATTTTCTTCGCTTACTTCGTGATGGCAATGCCTGCGGGGTACGTTATGAAGCGGTTTGGTTATAAGTCGGGCATCGTTTTCGGATTGATGTTATATGCCTTAGGTGCATTCCTATTCATTCCCGCGGCAAACTCCGGTCAATACGCATTTTTCCTGGTCGCACTGTTTGTGATCGCATCTGGCCTCACCTTCCTGGAAACCGCTGCCAACCCATACGTTACCGTGTTGGGAAAACCGGAAACCGCTACATTCAGGCTCAACCTGGCGCAATCGTTTAACGGTGTTGGTGCGGTGATTGGGCCCATTATAGGGGCACAATTTATTCTTTCCGGAAAGGAACATACGAAGGAGGAACTTGCGCGTATGCAGCCTACTGAGTTGCAGCAGTACCTCAGTAGTGAAGCGGCTACCGTGAAAATGCCTTATCTGATTATTGGTTGTGTGGTGTTGCTGGTCGCCGTATTGTTCATCATCACCAAAATGCCGGAAGTGAAGGAGAAAGAGGACACTTCGATCGATGCCATCGGAAACAACGGTAGCCTATATCGTCATAAACACCTGATCGCAGCGGTAATAGCACAGTTTTTCTATATTGGTGCGCAGGTAGGTGTAAATGCCTTTTTTATTCGTTTTGCGAAATTTTCGGCTAACATTAACGAGCAGGATGCAGCCTGGATGTTGGGCTCTGTGGCCGGTGTAGCTTTTATGATCGGCCGTTTTGTAGGTACAGGTTTGATGAAGTTAGTTAAGCCCGTTCAATTGTTGGCTATTTACGCCACGATCAATATCTTACTCGTTGCTGTTGCCATGATGACCAGCGGTGATGTCGCCGTCTGGACCATCCTCGCAGTTCCCTTCTTCATGTCGATCATGTTCCCGACAATTTTCGCACTCGGCATCGAGGGGCTTGGGGCAGATGCTAAATCCGGTTCTTCTTTGATTATTATGTCCATCGTAGGCGGCGCTATTTGTCCGCCATTGATGGGACTTATTTCCGATGCCTCCAACATCCAGATGGCTTACATTATCCCGCTCCTCTGCTTTGGAGTAGTACTTTGGTTTGCCTTAAAAGGATATAAACTCGACAGGGCCTTATAA
- a CDS encoding SDR family oxidoreductase: protein MNLGLKDKVVIVTGGAKGIGEAISRLVAEEGAVVVIAGRNQADNDKIVTAINNAGGRASGVVAELGKPGDCKKVIDETLAAHGRIDALVNNAGANDGVGLESGNPEKFMASLQNNLSHYYNLAHYALPHLKAAKGNIVNIGSKVADTGQGNTSGYAASKGAINALTREWAVELLQHSVRVNTVIPAEVWTPLYETWINSLPNPEEKLASIVSKIPLEKRMTTSDEIAAMTVFLLSDRSAHTTGQIIYVDGGYTHLDRSIS from the coding sequence ATGAATTTAGGATTGAAGGACAAAGTGGTGATTGTAACAGGGGGCGCAAAAGGTATTGGTGAGGCCATTTCCCGACTGGTAGCCGAAGAAGGTGCCGTGGTGGTAATCGCAGGCAGGAACCAGGCCGACAATGACAAAATCGTAACAGCGATCAACAATGCCGGCGGCCGTGCTTCCGGTGTAGTAGCAGAACTGGGCAAACCCGGCGACTGCAAAAAAGTGATCGATGAAACATTGGCTGCTCATGGCCGCATCGATGCCCTGGTAAACAACGCCGGCGCAAACGATGGCGTAGGGCTGGAGAGCGGTAACCCCGAGAAGTTCATGGCGTCCTTGCAAAACAACCTTTCGCATTACTACAACCTTGCACATTATGCACTGCCGCATCTGAAGGCAGCTAAAGGCAACATTGTAAACATCGGTTCCAAAGTAGCGGATACCGGGCAGGGAAATACATCCGGCTATGCCGCCTCCAAAGGCGCTATTAACGCGCTTACCCGCGAGTGGGCGGTGGAGTTATTGCAGCACAGCGTGCGCGTAAACACGGTAATCCCCGCCGAAGTATGGACGCCGTTATATGAGACCTGGATCAACTCATTACCAAACCCGGAAGAAAAACTGGCATCGATCGTATCTAAAATTCCGCTGGAAAAAAGAATGACCACCTCGGACGAGATAGCGGCGATGACCGTGTTCCTGTTAAGCGACCGTTCTGCACACACCACCGGCCAGATCATTTATGTAGACGGGGGATATACACATCTCGACCGCTCCATCAGCTAA
- a CDS encoding amidohydrolase family protein, producing the protein MIIDAHQHFWRYNPVRDTWMDAPIRRDFLPDDLAPVLAANGMDGCVAVQADQSEEETQFLLDLADKYHFVKGVVGWVDLRADNLEERLQHFAQYPKLKGFRHIVQGEADDRFLLREDFCKGVSLLAKYNFTYDILVYPHQLPAVVEFVGMFPGQRFVVDHLAKPDFKKELSHEWAEHMRAIAHHRNVYCKLSGMVTEADWQHWKQEDFDPGIEVVLTAFGSSRVMFGSDWPVCLLAAEYAQVKGILESYIAGFSHSEVGMIMGGNARTFYKL; encoded by the coding sequence ATGATCATTGATGCACATCAACACTTCTGGCGCTATAATCCTGTAAGGGATACCTGGATGGATGCGCCTATCCGACGCGATTTCCTGCCAGATGACCTGGCCCCCGTACTGGCTGCCAATGGTATGGATGGATGTGTGGCCGTACAGGCTGACCAATCCGAAGAGGAAACGCAGTTCCTGCTCGACCTTGCAGATAAATATCACTTCGTTAAAGGCGTAGTAGGCTGGGTAGATTTGCGCGCCGATAACCTGGAGGAACGCCTGCAGCATTTTGCGCAATACCCAAAGTTGAAAGGCTTCCGTCATATCGTGCAAGGCGAGGCGGATGATCGTTTCCTTTTAAGGGAAGATTTTTGCAAAGGCGTTTCCCTGCTGGCTAAATATAATTTCACGTACGACATACTGGTGTACCCACATCAATTGCCAGCTGTGGTGGAGTTTGTAGGCATGTTCCCCGGGCAACGTTTCGTAGTAGATCATCTGGCTAAACCTGATTTTAAGAAAGAGCTTAGCCATGAATGGGCGGAACACATGCGCGCAATTGCCCATCACCGTAATGTGTACTGTAAACTGAGCGGCATGGTAACGGAAGCAGACTGGCAGCACTGGAAACAGGAGGACTTTGATCCGGGGATCGAAGTGGTACTGACCGCCTTTGGCTCCAGCCGTGTGATGTTTGGTTCTGACTGGCCCGTGTGTTTACTGGCGGCGGAGTATGCGCAGGTGAAAGGTATTCTTGAAAGTTATATAGCCGGTTTTTCTCATTCCGAAGTCGGGATGATCATGGGCGGTAATGCCCGTACTTTTTATAAGTTATAA
- a CDS encoding L-rhamnose mutarotase, protein MIVNRYCMALDLVDDAAMIAEYEKYHREVWPEIKASIAGAGIEKMEIYRIMNRLFMIMEVDETFSFERKSAMDATNPKVQEWEQLMWKYQQALPVAKPGEKWLMMDKVFEL, encoded by the coding sequence ATGATCGTTAACAGATATTGCATGGCGCTGGATCTGGTGGATGACGCGGCGATGATTGCGGAGTACGAAAAGTACCACCGCGAAGTATGGCCGGAAATTAAAGCCAGTATTGCCGGTGCAGGCATTGAGAAGATGGAGATATACCGGATCATGAACCGTTTGTTCATGATCATGGAAGTGGACGAAACTTTTTCTTTCGAACGTAAAAGTGCCATGGACGCTACTAATCCGAAGGTGCAGGAATGGGAACAGCTGATGTGGAAATACCAGCAGGCCCTGCCCGTAGCTAAACCAGGGGAGAAGTGGTTGATGATGGACAAAGTATTTGAACTATAA
- a CDS encoding fumarylacetoacetate hydrolase family protein — protein sequence MKLIRFGLAGAEKPGVVTNDGMFDVSSFGEDFGEKFFETDGLTRLEQWWKANGATAPKVAEGTRLGSPIQRPSKIICIGLNYADHAKETNAAIPKEPIVFFKSTTALVGPNDELVIPKDSVKTDWEVELAVVIGKKASYVEEKDAEDYIAGYALHNDYSERAFQIERGGQWVKGKSCDTFAPLGPWLATKDEISDINNLRLWLTVNGNKYQDGTTANLIFKIPFIVSYLSQFMTLLPGDVISTGTPAGVGLGMNPQVYLKAGDVIELGIDGLGTSRQQAVAWKK from the coding sequence ATGAAACTGATAAGGTTCGGTTTAGCCGGCGCAGAAAAACCGGGTGTGGTTACCAACGATGGCATGTTTGATGTGTCTTCCTTCGGTGAAGATTTTGGAGAGAAATTTTTTGAGACAGATGGATTAACCCGCCTGGAGCAATGGTGGAAAGCCAATGGAGCTACCGCGCCCAAAGTGGCCGAAGGTACGCGTCTTGGTTCGCCCATTCAACGTCCTTCCAAAATCATTTGCATCGGCCTTAACTACGCCGACCATGCAAAGGAAACTAACGCCGCCATTCCAAAGGAACCTATCGTTTTCTTTAAATCTACTACCGCGCTGGTAGGCCCTAACGACGAACTGGTAATTCCAAAAGACAGTGTGAAAACTGACTGGGAAGTGGAGCTGGCCGTAGTGATCGGTAAAAAAGCTTCTTATGTGGAAGAGAAAGATGCCGAAGATTACATTGCTGGTTACGCGCTGCATAACGATTACAGCGAAAGAGCGTTCCAGATCGAACGAGGCGGACAATGGGTGAAAGGTAAAAGCTGCGACACCTTCGCACCGCTCGGTCCATGGCTCGCTACCAAAGACGAGATCAGCGATATCAATAACCTGCGCCTCTGGCTCACCGTAAATGGTAACAAATACCAGGACGGTACCACGGCCAACCTGATCTTTAAAATCCCTTTCATCGTATCGTACCTCAGCCAGTTTATGACCTTGCTCCCGGGCGACGTGATTTCTACCGGCACACCTGCAGGTGTAGGTTTAGGTATGAATCCGCAGGTATACCTGAAAGCGGGCGATGTGATCGAATTGGGGATTGATGGCCTGGGTACTTCGCGCCAGCAGGCGGTTGCATGGAAAAAGTAA
- a CDS encoding SDR family NAD(P)-dependent oxidoreductase — MNLFRLDGKIAVVTGGGSGIGQAVAKCFAGQGAVVHILELNEAAGQETLDSITAAGGEGFVHGVNVSEQQAVQAVIDKIVSISGGLHILVNCAGIAHVGKLESTTEQDLDRIYNVNVKGTYNCMFTTVSQMKKQGGGVILNVASIASSVGIPDRFAYSMSKGAVLTMTLSVAKDYLADNIRCNCISPARVHTPFVDGFIAKNYPGREAEMFEKLSKTQPIGRMAKPDEVAWQCLYLCSDEAGFITGSDYAIDGGFIRLNN, encoded by the coding sequence ATGAACTTGTTTCGATTAGATGGCAAAATTGCCGTGGTAACAGGCGGTGGCAGCGGTATTGGTCAGGCCGTAGCGAAGTGTTTCGCGGGGCAGGGCGCTGTGGTACACATCCTGGAACTGAACGAAGCGGCGGGGCAGGAAACGCTCGACAGCATTACAGCTGCCGGTGGCGAGGGCTTCGTACACGGCGTGAATGTGAGCGAGCAGCAGGCGGTACAGGCGGTGATAGACAAGATCGTGAGCATCTCCGGCGGACTGCACATCCTTGTTAACTGCGCGGGCATTGCTCACGTAGGCAAGCTGGAATCTACTACGGAACAGGATCTTGACAGGATATATAATGTAAACGTGAAGGGCACTTACAACTGCATGTTTACCACTGTCTCACAAATGAAAAAGCAAGGCGGCGGGGTTATTCTCAACGTGGCGTCAATTGCTTCGAGTGTAGGCATTCCAGACAGGTTTGCCTATTCGATGAGCAAGGGAGCCGTGTTAACGATGACGCTTTCCGTAGCAAAAGACTACCTGGCCGATAACATCCGTTGCAACTGCATATCGCCGGCCCGCGTGCATACGCCGTTCGTAGATGGTTTCATCGCCAAGAACTATCCCGGCCGCGAGGCGGAGATGTTCGAGAAACTGTCTAAAACACAGCCGATCGGTCGCATGGCCAAACCGGACGAGGTGGCCTGGCAATGCCTCTACCTTTGTTCAGACGAAGCGGGCTTTATCACCGGCTCGGACTATGCAATTGACGGGGGATTCATCAGGCTGAATAATTAA
- a CDS encoding M15 family metallopeptidase — MKNIFILILILVALRGTAQDIPANKYGLKVVSDLALYQRMVAKDANMRMVNLETLIPGIKKDIRYATANNFTKQQLYRQALVFLRLPVAKALLEAQRELNRLGYGFKIFDGYRPYEVTEKMWAIVPDDRYAANPANGSGHNRGAAVDLTLIYLETGKEVVMPTDFDDFTEKAYHNYPLKDSAVAANRGLLKTIMEKHGFTALETEWWHYFFRDHKKYPLMDIRFEELDKR, encoded by the coding sequence GTGAAAAATATATTTATTTTGATCCTGATCCTGGTCGCTTTAAGGGGCACTGCCCAGGATATTCCCGCTAACAAATACGGATTAAAGGTGGTGAGCGACCTGGCACTGTACCAACGAATGGTCGCTAAAGATGCTAACATGCGGATGGTGAACCTGGAAACGCTGATACCCGGTATAAAAAAGGACATCCGGTATGCCACCGCCAACAATTTTACGAAACAGCAGTTATATCGCCAAGCCCTTGTTTTTCTAAGGTTGCCCGTCGCCAAAGCCTTATTGGAAGCCCAGCGCGAGCTTAACCGTTTAGGCTACGGCTTTAAAATATTCGATGGGTATCGCCCTTATGAAGTTACCGAAAAGATGTGGGCTATCGTACCCGACGATCGCTATGCCGCTAATCCCGCCAACGGCTCGGGCCACAATCGAGGTGCCGCGGTAGACCTCACACTTATCTACCTGGAAACAGGAAAAGAAGTTGTTATGCCTACCGATTTCGATGACTTTACCGAAAAAGCCTATCATAATTATCCATTAAAAGACAGTGCTGTTGCGGCCAACAGGGGTTTATTAAAGACAATAATGGAAAAACATGGCTTCACTGCCCTCGAAACGGAATGGTGGCATTATTTTTTCAGGGATCATAAGAAATATCCGTTGATGGATATACGTTTTGAAGAACTGGATAAACGTTAA
- a CDS encoding prolyl oligopeptidase family serine peptidase, translated as MRNYLLLFTLLFAACSKSDNDTPPRTTYPLEKLTNVAYGSDNRQKMDIYLAEAHDTSTPFILFIHGGGWTAGNKEDMRNFQDFFLTKGISSASMSYRYVSGSVHYGELMADVNKAIDHIVGMNNWQSRKTKFVICGGSAGAHMSLLYGYNYDPANRISAIISLAGPTKVDERSFLEYAKTIGVIGALNNLAGATYATGQPINAKFSAASPINYVENVPTLLIHGTTDNIVPYQQATLLEAELKAKSVPHKLVTLTGAGHDLGAANPLNVLLISNEMTAWVNKYGK; from the coding sequence ATGAGAAACTACCTGTTGCTGTTTACACTGCTATTCGCCGCCTGTTCGAAAAGCGACAATGATACACCTCCCCGCACTACGTACCCGCTCGAGAAGCTGACCAATGTAGCTTACGGCAGCGACAACCGGCAAAAGATGGACATATACCTGGCAGAAGCGCATGACACCAGCACCCCGTTCATATTATTTATTCACGGTGGCGGCTGGACGGCAGGCAACAAAGAGGATATGCGTAACTTCCAGGACTTCTTCCTGACTAAAGGCATCAGCAGTGCGAGCATGAGTTACCGCTACGTGAGCGGCAGCGTGCATTATGGAGAACTGATGGCCGATGTAAACAAAGCCATCGATCATATCGTCGGCATGAACAACTGGCAATCCCGCAAAACGAAGTTCGTCATCTGCGGTGGCAGTGCCGGTGCACATATGTCGCTGTTATACGGCTACAACTACGACCCGGCAAACCGCATCAGCGCTATTATTTCACTGGCTGGCCCTACAAAGGTCGACGAGCGCTCGTTCCTGGAATACGCGAAAACGATCGGCGTGATCGGCGCCTTAAATAACCTGGCCGGCGCAACGTATGCAACCGGTCAACCTATCAACGCAAAATTCTCCGCTGCCAGCCCGATTAACTATGTAGAAAACGTACCTACGTTATTGATTCACGGTACGACAGACAACATCGTACCTTACCAGCAGGCAACCTTACTGGAAGCGGAATTGAAAGCGAAGAGCGTGCCTCATAAATTGGTCACCCTGACCGGTGCCGGGCATGATTTAGGAGCGGCGAATCCATTGAATGTATTGTTGATTTCGAATGAGATGACGGCCTGGGTGAACAAGTATGGGAAATAA